In the Onychostoma macrolepis isolate SWU-2019 chromosome 08, ASM1243209v1, whole genome shotgun sequence genome, AACTGATCATTGCGTACTCTGATACTAACCGTCACTGACATTTAACACACACTTTATAGTGCTTTATTATCTAAGTGCACATATTtgcaaatgaaatatttttggcTTACCTAGAGCTTCTTTATATGCCAAATGAAAAAGAACATAATCCTTTTAGGGAGGTTGCGTTATACTGTCACACTAACtggtatttaaatataatttatatttttgttcatgaCTTTGTTCAATTATACACCTGAACAGTGTGTGGTTAAAcacgtgattttttttctttccatccTCATTAAAGAGCCCCATCCCACCCCAAATGCAATGATTCAAATGCAGTCCATTTTTTGTGATCtagatttatgttttatttcaagaTATTTCCAGTCAGTCCATGTCATATAAGaaaactgctgaaaataaataaaaatgagaaatggtTTCACATTACATTTTTCTACATAAATGATCTGCTGGATCTTGACATCTCTGTGTGCTTACAATCCCACCACAGCTTCCTGCTCGGAGAAAGGTGGCTTTCAtcatatacagtaaaataaaagcattttttgtttAAGGGCTTTATTATTGAATGCACACAGCTGGTCTGAGAGTCCTGGTCTAATCTGAATCCATCCAGTTGtatatgcaattttttttttttttgtggtggaTGCAGATAAACTTCACAGATAAACAAATACACAAGGACAGAGCTCTACCTCTTCTTGTGCTGTACTGTCCCGCACTGGGTCCGTTCGTACTAATGCCTTTAGAGCAGTTCTTTAACAATCAATATCTGCATATTAGCATCCGTTAAACAGCATCGTTCACTGTCTAATGCATTTGCATTTCAAGATCTTCTTAAATGCGTTCTGGAAGTCTTTGTTAAAGTACGCGTATATGATGGGGTTCAAAAGTGAGTTAGAGTATCCAAGCCAATTAATGACCGCCCTCAACCACTCAGGCATGAAACATTCTTGACAGAAAGGCAAAACAAGCGCCACGATGAAGAAGGGCAGCCAGCAGAAAATGAACGTGCCCATAATGATTCCCAGAGTCTTGACCGTTTTGCGCTCTCTGGCCAGAGCCACTTTGCGCTTCGCTTCCGTGTTCCTCTCGTTTCTGCTCTCGAAGCACGACTGAGGGTTGTTGGGCAGGCTCAGGTGGTTTCTGGACACGGTCTGAACTTCTGTAATCTCGAACGACTCTCCGTCGTCCGAGTGTTTGAGCGCTCCGTTTACGCACGGTCCCGGCTGCGGCTCAACGCTTCGCTTCCAAGTTTTGCTCACCTCGCCGTTCGCTTTCTTCGGGAACAGCGCCGGAGACACCGCCAGGCATTTGTCCGCGATTTTAGCTTTCTCAGTTTTCTTCACGGTTTTCCTTATGCGAAACCTCGCCGCTCGGAATATCCGCCCGTAGAGGACCAGCATGAGGATGAGGGGGATGTAGAAAGCTCCAAAAGTTGAGTAGATGGTGTACCCGTGGTCTTGGCTGATTGTGCACGCGTCGGGATCTGCCCGGTCCTCTGGTTTCCTCCAGCCCAACATGGGAGGAATGGAAATGGAAAATCCTATTAGCCAAGTGAGGCTGATCAAGATAGCCGCTCGTCTCGGGGTCCTTTTATTCACATAGTCTATGGGATCAGTGATGGCCCAGTATCTATCCAAAGCGATTGCGCACAGGTGCAGGATGGAAGAGGTGCAGCACAACACGTCTAGAGAGATGAAAATATCGCACATCTCCTGTCCCAAAGTCCATTTGTTCAGAACCTGATACAGGGCTGCCATGGGTAGCACTAGAACCGACACCATGAGGTCTGTGACGGCCAGAGAGCCGATGAGATAGTTGGCCACATTCTGAAGCGATCTCTCCAAGGCAATGGCAGCGATGACACACGCGTTTCCCAATATGGCAAACAGAATTAACGCGGCCAGGAAAAGCGAGCCGATTATTTGGTAACTCAAAGCAACTTCGCTAACTGTCGTCGCGTTCCCGTTCCAGTCTTGGCTTTCTGTGGTGTTGTTGTAACTCTCCATGGTGAGAGCGGTCACTCAGAGACGGTCCCTCGCGCCGGTCACCTCGCTGCTCTGAAGACGCATGGCGGGCTCCGGGCTCAGGAAGTGCCGCACGCTCGAGCTGCGATCATTGGCGCCCAGTGACGAAGTGAATTCATTTATACGAGTCGTGCTAAGTGCGTCAGAGATGGCGCGCGCACTTTGCAGAGCGGCCGTGCAAGCTTTACAGCAGGACAAAGTTGTCCTTTCGGATGTGCAGTGGTCTAGTACAATATGTTTTGAGATATTCAACAGTTGCTGTTATGAAAGTTGCGCAGGCTAATTCAACAACGTGCTGCTTCTGGTAAATTGTTTCTGAGGTACTTGTTTTGCTGACAAAGGCACATTTTCTGCAAACATGTTATATGAAACTCGATTTTATTTCTTCACACAGCCGTCTGAAACGTTTTTATTCGTTTGCTGACAAAGGCACATTTTCTGCAAACATGTTATATGAAACTCGAATTTATTTCTTCACACAGCCGTCTGAAACGTTTTTATTCGTTTATTATAGTTTTGCAGTGAAAAAGTCCTTGCACTCTTTCAACCAATTTGATTTTCGTTGCAGATAAAGAAAATCAGCTTGAAATTTGAATCTTGAGACAAATTATTAATGGGTGTAAGTTTAATTGTTGGAAATAAAGATAATAATGGCAGTGCATGTAGCTAGATCtgatgaataaattacaatgaattaaaaatgtgtatacaaataatgccattttaaaaaatggaacCGTTAATAGGCTATTATATGATCATTACACTCTAAAGAGTCGTAACCTGCAATTGTTGCCTTAAAGATCTACTTTTTACctgttttgattaataaaaaaaatttgttttgctTGTATTAATGTACTtaggttgattcagtgatgctaaataatattttttgattgGAATAATAGGCTACCAACTAATTTAGAACATTTTTaggttaccattttttttttcagtaatataTCATGACAGTAATAATGTTTTGAATATCACAAACTTTTTGATGATTATTAGATTATTAGATGTACTCTATAGGCCTATGACTTTTGTTGCAGAGATGCATCGGGAAAATGCACTTTCAGCACCACGGACAGTTCCATGAGTTCCCCAGAACGGAAATCTGCTGCCATCTGGTGAGAACATGGCAAAAAGATGAAAGAAAATAACGAGGATGTATTGTGGAACGAGACCCCTCTTCCCAACGATTCAGATCACTCTTAACTTCATACTGCATAGACTTTCCTTCTCCCACCTCATTTAATACTGAAAAAGTGCTGGAATAAAAATTatatcaatgcatttttttttttttttttaccacggCTATCGCAAAGCCTATCAATATGTAtgattaataatgaaaaatgtgcGATAACATGCTTACGTTACCTTATGTAATGGCATTCAACTTGTATGTGTCTTTGAAAACATGCCAGAGTTGTGAGaggtgtgaaaaaaaaaactgagctcAACGAAAGTTTGCATATTCACAACTGTGCAGAGGACAATTAAAAAGACATCACCATTTTACTCTTTATGCCCTTTACTCTGGAGGACATAAGCTAAGACAGATGTTTgtcgtattaaaaatattattattattattagcctattattataaACGTATTATTCATTTCTTTGCTTTCCATTAAGAGTTTAGAAATCTTTTACTGTTTTACATGTATCTTTGATCTATTTTCATCAATGAAgttgaaattaattttgcattaacTTATAACTGATTTAAGATTTTCTTGAAATTACTTACAAAAAATCCATATGAACAACTATTTTGTTATCCActgtaaaatatcattaaattttaaaagatatcattaaaatatactaaatataaaaatataaaaaatattttaatatgaatgaactaagaatatattaataattatattaatattatatcatatttaattcaaattataattgtttaaataaaataattgtttaaaacttGCCCTTATAACATAATGACagtatgaaaaaaagaaaaagaaaaattagaAAAGTAGAAGCCACTCTTGCAAACTGTATAAAATGACCACAAATTTCGTTTCAGTCAGCGTGACTGTCATATTCCCATATGCTGCCAATTGTTCAGATAGAAAAAGAGCTGACGGTGTCTGTTGAAAAAGGTTGGTCTAGTTATTTCACCTAATTTTGCCACCCTTGTAACACAATGCATGCATTGTGGGTTGTTTGAATTCTATAGGCCCCCAGAGACAATCGGGTCGCTGAACTGCCACTATTTAGGGGGCTTTACCTTTGTCAACAGTGCAAAATACCTCAGGGGGCCAGTATGTTCCTGCTCACCTCTTCAACAATGAACTCAAATGTTTCCTGGCCTGCTGCAGAGTTGGGTGCAGTGGGGTGGGGGGGAGGTTTCGGTTCAACATTGAGTTGTCCGATCTGAGATGGACTCGCATGGAGAAGAGGACCTTGGGCACACGGCGGAGGCCCTGTGTTTGGAGGTCAGGCCTCTGCAGAAGGCCAAACTTGGAGCCAGACTAGCCCACAGGAAGACGTTCAGTCTGGACTATACAAACGCCCACCGGGAGGCTCATTACAGGGAGCAAAACTCCCCAGGATACTCTGAACTGCACTTTCCAGACCGTGATCTCCAGACAGGGCGTATTCTGAGGTCCACAGCCAGCCAGCAGGCCTCCACTTCCCCATGCCATAGGACGAGTCCTCCTCCCTATAGCAGGGCTGTGATGCTTTCGAGGAGGTCTGATCTAGAACCTGTTAGGTCGGATATTATTAGAGGCTCACACATCTCTCGCGAGGATCAGGAAGCAGGCGGCTCCTTCAACCGCAGAGCTCCTCTGATGTCTCTCAGCAGCTCTGACGAGGAACAGGAGGCTGGAGAACAGGCTGGCAGAGCTCCAGCAGGGCTCAGCGTGGCTTCATCCCTGCTTACACCCACTCCCACTGGGGAACGCAGGCCGGGTAAGAGAGAGAGGAAGCGACTGAAGAGCCTGAGGAGGAGACAGAGGAGGAGAGAGCGCTGCAGACAGAGCCAGCAGCAGGAGAACGTGCAGGTGAAACAGAAACGCAATCAagcatgtatttacacacttaGACATGCTATCTGAGCTGTAATACGACCGAAGCTTTTCTGTCAGAATATTAGCTCTTTTCAGCTGCATTTCTAAAGAAGCAAACACTGACAGCAAATGAAGATAAGAAAAACTTATTTGCTATTGTTAAGTCGCTTTCAAATGTGATacaaatgaaaaagtaaaacaatgcaaCAAATTAATATGCAGTTGTaatatttttctgtaaatttAGAGCTAAAGATTAAATTATTATAGAATAACTTGTCTAgttaataaatcaaattaatttaattgatttatcaTCAGCTTTTCAAGtgttgatgaaaagctaatcatttaataaataataatgtaacattaaaataaattattttataatgaaaacagtcaaaattaaaaactttttttaaatgaaatatttaatttgtttacatgcatatatttttataagatCTTACatataaaatctatatatactatatataaagtTTTATACAGTTATTTAGCCCAATTTAGATTCCCcaaattgttttatataagTAAATGCTGGTATTTATATAAGTTATTAATGTTTACTGGCTTGGTTGAAATAGCATCAGGGGACTACAATGTTACTTTTATGATAAATATAAAACctaaaacaagacaataaaaaaataaaaataaataaataataaaaaagttcaaaCAAGACAATGCAAACATCACCCATGTGGAAAAAAATCTAACTAGTAAGAGACAAAGAGCTGGATGAGAGTAAACCTAGAGGTAAACATGTAACTTTGATTTGCAgaaataatactactactaataatataggcctatatattactatgtgatataaatatatatatatatacacacacacacagtatctcacataagtgagtacacccctcacatttttgtaaatattttattatatcttttcatgtgacaacactgaaaaaaatgacactttgctacaatgtaaagtagtgagtgtacagcttgtataacagtgtaaatttgctgttccctcaaaataactcaacacacagtcATTAAtttctaaaccgctggccacaaaagtgagtacacccctaagtgaaaatgtccaaattgggcccaaagtgtcaatattttgtgtggccaccataattttccagcactgccttaatcctcttgggcatggagttcaccagagcttcacaggttgccactggagtcctcttccactccatgacgacatcacggagctggtggatgttagagaccttgcgctcctccaccttccgtttgaggatgccccacagatgctcaatagggttcaggtctggagacatgcttggccaatccatcacctttaccctcagcttctttagcaagacagtggtcgtcttggaggtgtgtttgtggtcgatatcatg is a window encoding:
- the htr1aa gene encoding 5-hydroxytryptamine (serotonin) receptor 1A a, with protein sequence MESYNNTTESQDWNGNATTVSEVALSYQIIGSLFLAALILFAILGNACVIAAIALERSLQNVANYLIGSLAVTDLMVSVLVLPMAALYQVLNKWTLGQEMCDIFISLDVLCCTSSILHLCAIALDRYWAITDPIDYVNKRTPRRAAILISLTWLIGFSISIPPMLGWRKPEDRADPDACTISQDHGYTIYSTFGAFYIPLILMLVLYGRIFRAARFRIRKTVKKTEKAKIADKCLAVSPALFPKKANGEVSKTWKRSVEPQPGPCVNGALKHSDDGESFEITEVQTVSRNHLSLPNNPQSCFESRNERNTEAKRKVALARERKTVKTLGIIMGTFIFCWLPFFIVALVLPFCQECFMPEWLRAVINWLGYSNSLLNPIIYAYFNKDFQNAFKKILKCKCIRQ
- the rnf180a gene encoding E3 ubiquitin-protein ligase RNF180, producing the protein MDSHGEEDLGHTAEALCLEVRPLQKAKLGARLAHRKTFSLDYTNAHREAHYREQNSPGYSELHFPDRDLQTGRILRSTASQQASTSPCHRTSPPPYSRAVMLSRRSDLEPVRSDIIRGSHISREDQEAGGSFNRRAPLMSLSSSDEEQEAGEQAGRAPAGLSVASSLLTPTPTGERRPGKRERKRLKSLRRRQRRRERCRQSQQQENVQSSTGNPSSSSEDEELPGRDREGYICAVCLDVYFSPYMCHPCSHVFCEPCLRTLAKNCPTNTPCPLCRTTITHVFFQKELNHTARTFFPKEYLSRKQNFQKAGCAKWPLPSCRKLFRIFGGFQRQASPIGRRQFPHGGYRLDAFNFEDDSHGWRFDMDMVIIYIYSVNWVIGFIIFCFFCYFFFLSF